A region of the Pricia mediterranea genome:
CCAAGATCCGTCGGCAGGCCGTGGTGATCTGCGCTTCGGTCACTTTGCCTTCGTCCAAGGATTTTTTAAGGGTGGTCAAAAAGCCTTCCCCGACCATATCCATATCGAGTCCCGACTCAAGCGCCATGGCCGACACCGCCTGCAGATCACCCAAGCCATGCGCTATCATTTCGTTGACCGAGGTGTAGTCTGAAACCACAAGGCCGTCAAACCCCCAACGTTCGCGTAACAGGTCGGTAATCATCCATTTATTGGCGGAAGCAGGAATACCGTCGATATCGTTAAAGGAGGTCATGGCACTGCCCACGCCCGCATCGACCGCCGCTTTGTAAGGCGGTAGGTATTGGTTGAACATCTTGATTTTGCCCATATCCACCGAATTGTAGTCGCGCCCCCCTTCCGAGGCTCCGTAAAGGATGAGGTGTTTTACGGTCGCCAACATGGTGTGCGGTGCGGTAAGGTCGGTTCCTTGATACCCCTCGACCATCGCCGTTGCAACCGCAGAACCCAGGTAAGGGTCCTCCCCGGCGCCCTCTGCGATCCGGCCCCAGCGGGGGTCGCGAGCGATATCGACCATGGGGGAGAAGTTCCAGTTGATACCATCGGCGGTGGACTCCCTCGCCGCGATTTGGGCGGATTGTTTTAATAGGTCCATATCCCAGCTCGATGCCGAACCCAAGGGAATGGGAAAGGTGGTCTTGTAGCCGTGGATTACGTCGGAACCAATGAGCAGGGGAATCTTTAAACGGGAACTGTTGACGGCAATTTCCTGCGCCTTTCGGACCTTATCGGGACCCGTGACGCCGAAGATGCCGCCTACTTCGCCCGCCTTGATCTTGGCCTCCACATTTTCGCTGACCACGGATCCGGTCGCGATACCACCACCGGGAGTCAACAGGTTCAACTGGCCAATTTTTTCCTCGACGGTCATTTGTTCCAAAAGGGATTCCACTTCGGGAATCGGGCTTTGGCTTTGCGCCGCAAAGGCATTGGAACACATACAAAAGAGCAAAGCAATACATTTCTCAAGTTTCATATCAGTTTGGTTTTTTAATGCCTATGGGCTGTGTCCAAGCTTTTTCGTATTCGGTCTCGTCGAAAAAATTTTGGTTCGTTTGGTCCGATACGACCTTAGCTCGTACAAAGCCATATCCGTGAGGTAGTGTGAAACTCGCCTTTGTGCCTTTTACCCGCTCTATAATTTGGTAAGCGTCGGACGCCGGATCCTTTCCAATAAGCTGAATTTCGTACCCCACATCAGGTTCAGCGGCTATTTCTATCTGTAGGCTGTCGTTGCCCGTTTCCAGACCTTTCAATAGCACTCCGGTCGAGGCGTAGAAATCGCCATTTTCCATGGCTGTGATTATACTGGAAGCGGTCAAAGAGTCCGCCCTGACCATGACCCAACCTCTTCCGGGATTGCTATAACTCTTATCGAACCGATGGTAATTATGACTGTCGTCGGTGGCCACCCCATATAACAGGGGCTTGCCTTCCTGTAGGTAGGAAGCGTTGATCAAATCCCACATGGATTCGGTGTCCAGATGTGTCGAATCCCCGTCGTTATTGACCAAAGGATGTCCATTATAAACCTCAAAAAAACGCACATCGTTCAACTGCATAAAGTCGTCGGCTGAAATACCATATCCAAAATTCGGATGGTTGATGTGGGGCATAATCGGTACGTTCAGTCTTTCGCGCTGCTCCAAAATGGCATCGATATTATTTTGGATGATTTCCGCAACGTTCCCACCCTCCTTGGGACTTATTTTTTCTTGGATGTTGGACGCGTTGATATGGATGGGCTTGTCTCCAAAATTACTGGTTATTTCTTCCGACTGAATGATCAAGAACTCCCCGTCTTCCTCAAAAAGGGACCTATATTCCTCCAACGTCTTTAGTTTGACTTTGGTTCGGCCCGTACTGTCCAATTGATGTTCTACCCACGACTCCCCATAGTGGTCAAGATAGTCATGAAAGGCTTCTTGCAAATATTCTTTTTCGGATAAGGTAATCCACATTTCGCCCTCCGCTAAGGTATTATGGTCCGAGAGTACTGTAAAATCGTATCCGTTGGTCTTGTACCAATCCATGATTATTTCCGGAAATTCATTTCCGTCGCTCCAGTAGGAATGGGCATGTAGGTTGCCTTTGTACCATGTTTTATCTTGCGACAAAATCGTACCATGGGCCATAAAACCCAAAAGAAATACTGCTAAAAATAGATTATCCGACCTCATGCTTTTGTTCTATGTTAAAACTAATTTACCTCCGTTACCGGATTTCTTTCCGAAACCCCGTTTTCGTTAAAGGCCTCGACCGTAAAATAATAGGTCTGATCGGTGTTCAGGGATTTTAACTGCAATGATTCTTCGCCGTAGATCAGCCATGAGCTGTACAGTTTATCCGGCGCGATGCCCCACAATACGTTATATCCTTGGGCATTTTTGACCGGTTTCCAACTGATTTTGGCGCCCCGCCTTTGGTCGTTCCGGATAATTTCGATGTTCTTTACTGACTTTGGTGCTTTTCCGCTCCCGTTTCCGAACACCCGGATGTCGGATATGGATAGGTATGGTGTGGGTGCGTGGATATTCTTATACCGAATGAACCGTGCCTTTCGCGGAGTTTCCAAGGCTACATAGTCGTTGGGCACGTCTTTATCGTTGGTACTCCGGTCCACCAGGTTGAACCACTGGGTTCCATCCAATGA
Encoded here:
- a CDS encoding histidinol-phosphatase; its protein translation is MRSDNLFLAVFLLGFMAHGTILSQDKTWYKGNLHAHSYWSDGNEFPEIIMDWYKTNGYDFTVLSDHNTLAEGEMWITLSEKEYLQEAFHDYLDHYGESWVEHQLDSTGRTKVKLKTLEEYRSLFEEDGEFLIIQSEEITSNFGDKPIHINASNIQEKISPKEGGNVAEIIQNNIDAILEQRERLNVPIMPHINHPNFGYGISADDFMQLNDVRFFEVYNGHPLVNNDGDSTHLDTESMWDLINASYLQEGKPLLYGVATDDSHNYHRFDKSYSNPGRGWVMVRADSLTASSIITAMENGDFYASTGVLLKGLETGNDSLQIEIAAEPDVGYEIQLIGKDPASDAYQIIERVKGTKASFTLPHGYGFVRAKVVSDQTNQNFFDETEYEKAWTQPIGIKKPN